The genomic window TAATATGGATTTATATATGAATGGCACAAAGACCACAGTGCTATATTCCCACTTTCTTTTGTATATGCCAACAGCATTCAAATGAGCACCATGGACCATGGACCATTGTTTAGGAATCTTGCTTGGATGGGATTCTGCTAAACAATGTTTTTATTCAAAGTTATGTAGGGAGCAGAGCCAGTTCCTGCTGGGCAACTATGTCCTGATATGGAACAAAAGTAATCCTAAAGGGGAAAATTCAGTGTAGAGAAATTTATTTTcaatgaaatgataaaaaggatgcatttaattcCTCCTTATTGCTAAGAACATGGGACAAATCATGAATGAAAAATGCTGAAATACCTTTCTATCCTGGATTACAAAGAATCAGTTCCATGTGCATAGGCGAGACTTGATGCATGTAAGGAAACAATAAAGTGAGTAGGATTAAGAGGATAGAAAACTATTAAGTCTCAGGAATAACCTATGTAATAGTACAGGTATCAGAATAAAAGGTCTCGAATTAGATAGTCATTAAAGGGTTTGTAACCTTTaagatgttttataaatattatttaatgataataacaataatcatcaAGCAAGCAGTCATTAAATACCTACATTAATACCAGGCATTCTGTTTAAATAttgagaatcaaaagaatgaaaccattccaactctcaaggagcttagattATTGTAGAGGAGGTCCAAAGTACATATATAGATTTGTGCAtaatacacaaaaataaaataaattcagataAATAAAAAGTAGTATAATATATACAAGGTACTAAGGGACAGAGAATATGAACATTTGACAGAGGGATCAGAAAATTGTCTTTAATGATGTCAGTACCTTGCACTATCATGTCCAAAAATTAATAAGGAAAACATCTTTGACTTAGAGGATAgcacctcagagatcatcttgttcaatatcttcattttagagatgaggaaacccattcagaaaaatattgaataatttgTGCAGTCACATAGGTATTAAGAGACATAGTGAAGTTCTCTGTTTGAAATCagcacactttttaaaaatattattatccacatatgtagatataatattgaaatgaagcttattcctttaaattttaatattttaagttttaagtaattctaattttgaaaatttttgaaaattttgaaaaatattcttgTCCTATGAAACAATGGATGAAGAGCATAATTTATATTCTCTATGGAGACTATCATCAATATGAACTTCCATTTCTAAATACTTTGGTCCATTTATGATCTTGAGACTGATGGGGCACAGATATTTAGGTAGGTTAGTTAGCATAGGATCAAAGTGACTTTGAACCAGGGCAGTGGAAGCTGGTGAGGCATGCATCCTCCGCATAGACAACAAATTATACAGAATTGCAGAACACAACTGTCTGACCATGACTCCCAAGATTCCATTGCTAAGACAAACTTTTGGTGCCAGGACTGGAATTCTGGGGGATGGATCATACCATCCTCTTATAAGTGAGGCCATGATGGAATGATCCTCTGTGCTTCTAAATTCCACCTTTTCTCCCCATCCACCCCAACTGTTCTCAGGACAGATGTAATTCCTAACCACCACGTTCCTCAGGTCAGCATTTCCTCTTGGTCACTGCTTTCTAACTATGCTCCCTTATATAAGTTAATTGTCCCAAGATAAAATTTTGTCAAGTTCCAAGCTCTGATGGAATGAATGCAGTAGCATTCAATCATTCTTAACTGTTCGACATTTAAGGTTCTTATTTCTGATTTACATACtgctatttataattttaagCTAGCAATTTTCATTCTCTTGTCAGTGGGTGTTTACCATCAACTATATCTTCTCTCTAATTTCCTTTTGCTGTCATGCAGTCTTCAATAATGTTGTATTTGTGAATGTGTATGTATGCTCTCTATCCTTCTGCATAGCATTCAATATTGTTGGAACATGATTAATGCTTCCTTTTACCAAATGTGTCACCCATGTTCTAAAAGGCTGTAGATATTCCAGTTCACTTTGAAAGAGCACATATTAAAACTTTACTAAGAGATTAATGGGTtttctaggcctggagtcagaagacccaagttcaaattcagcctcagaaacttattagctgtgacccTGTGTGGGAACCTATCGACCATGAtgtctgacagagtcacagtctggggaaatgaGGGCTGCAAATCAGCCCCCAgaaaatgaggcccccactgatTCCCCTCtatgacttctctctctttaacttccttCACTAgtggatgattattgttctctctctaatacaaaagaaatgatataagagCAAAGACATATAGAATGAATATATATCACACATTAATCCCCAAAGATTATTttcctaaaagattacattcacagaattgaAACCTAAAGATCAATAACCATTAACCCCCTTATTctcctctccacagagttacattcactcccattacaagctaggtaagccaagaacatcaatcaccttcaagacacactctactgcagacagaaaccaggcaacattgccaggtgctttaatttaacagaagaaaaatagaacttgtaaattgaggaaaaccccaaatctgatctgtcattaaattgccctctaaccaTGTACCtaactacaaaatattttgatacccatatcctaagtaattgtgattgattttGAAAGCTgaacaaaagtaacaatgattcttccaggtcagggagaactaactaTAGATCACCCTGTTTACGTCATTCATCTAGAGCAACAatatttcattgactatctccttaggctacgtgtctgttgttaagttctatggaaacatatgtatagaaaattgattgtgtgccaaagaaataTGTAATCACCAAACTATATCATAAATGAGCCTCTATGTGATGGCAGAACACTATATGAGGCCTACACATGTGGGACTAAGTACATAGTGCTTCTCATCTCCATTATCCAACTGGAATCATCACAattaggacaagtcatttaacccatattttcctgagttcttcatctataaaaacagagaaggaaatggcacactattccactttctttgccaagaaaatcccatggagtCCATGGGTTCATATAGAATTAGACACAAGAGAAAGGCTGAATAATAGTATGAAAAGAACATATTATAATAGTTAGGAAGTTGAACACAAGGCCAGGAAGACCTGTATTTAATTCTTGTCTCTGATACATATTATTAGcgtgatcctgggaaaattacATAACCTATTCGTACTTTGGGCAATCTTCTAAAActaaattacagaaaaaaaaatgctaccatCATTGAGAAGGGATATTTCCTTATTCAAAAACTCCCTAAACCAGCACAAACATAGGTCTAATCATTAatctaggtcctgggttcaggttaTAATTGTTTATATTGATTGTTAATTGTGataattgattataattttttttctgcctaGATTTGGTTTTtcagttattcagttatttcactTGTGTCTagtttttcatgactccatttggagttttcttcacaaagatttTGCAAGGGTTTGTCGTTTCTTAATCCAGCTcatttctacagatgagaaaaggacATCAAAGTGGGTTGTGATTTATCCAGGTTGTATAGCTAGTACCTGAGGATAGATATAaacccaagttttcttgactctgtgCCTGCTGTTTTATTCACTGTTCCATCTAGATACCCTTAAGCTGTTCCTGACTtttatcatatttaaaatgagagagttggattatATACCATCTGagttcctttccaattctgaatcTTTGATCCACATAGAGGAAAATGTAGACTGTTTGCACTGTACATTAATGTTCTGTTTACTCagaacaatatttatttttaccttaatTATCTTAACTctttgggaatttatttttctatactgTATTAATTTTTGTATCAGTGTCCTGGAGGAGAAATTCCTATTTATTAAAGAGAATTCCTGAGACATTGTCTTGGTCCTTTGGCACCATCTAGTCTactgctttttatattttctttgtccttaggaatcccaAGGGATGTTTTCCTTTCAACAGAATTTagttaataaatgaaggagaaaaaggtTCTTTTCCTGTGTATGTGTTAATTTTCTCTTaaacaattagagatgtcttaggATGTTCAAAGGAGGGTCTGAAAAGTGAACTCCTCAATTCTCTATCTGACTGGCCAAACTTTGGTCATTGACAGAGGACCGTGGACCTATGTCATTATATTGCCTATGACGGTggccaaataaataaaatgaaataatcaataactgaTATTCTTCCCCCCAAATCAGTCTTtctagataattttaatcataacaactTTAATgaaatttacttatattttatttgctACTGAACATAAAATGGAAACTAAAGCAGGAACTGAAGCAACCACTTTGAAAATAACACTATATTGGAAACCACATATGAGCAGGAATTTGTGCAATACAACTTTCCCCTACCTCCATTTCAATGATAGTGAATCCTTAActtcttcattttcattattatggTTAAAAGCACAGTAAATATCTCTCATCAAGGGGCTCTGAATCATGTGGTCACCGGCCATAATTTTCTTGGGTCTCAGGGTTGTTGATTTTAGTCCAGTGGGTTCTAACATTTGTTTGTCTAAGCATCTGTCTGTGTTTTTCTCCATTCTTCTAAATAGTACTGGATTATACCAGATAATCAGAACCTGAGCATGCAGTCCCTGAGATTTCATCATGGTCAAAAACTCAACAGAACACAGCTTCTCTGCTTTCTTCTTGGTTGGGATTCCTGGACTGGAGGCCTTTCACTGCTGGTTCAGCATCCCTATCTTCCTCTTTTATATTCTGACCCTACTGGGGAACACCCTCATCATCCTCACAATCAAGTGGGAACCCAGCCTCCACCAGCCCATGTTTTACTTTCTCTGTATGCTGGGCCTCAATGATATGGCTGTCGCCTCTTCCACAGCCCCCAGAATGCTCAGCATCTTCTGGTTGGATGCCCACCTCATTGAATTTGATGCCTGTCTGGCTCAAATGTACTTTATCCACACCTTCTCCATCATCGAGTCGGCCCTATTGGTGTCTATGGCCTTTGACCGATATGTGGCCATATGCCACCCACTTCACTATGGCACTATTCTGACTACCTCTCTGGTCATTAGAATGGGAGTGGTTGGAGCTGCCCGGGCCATTATTATGGTCTTACCTTGTCCCCTTCTCATATTAAGACTACCCTACTGCACCAAATATATCATCAAACATGTCTACTGTGAACACATGGCCATAGTTAAATTGGCATGTGCAAACACCCTCATCAATCGAGCATATGGCATCTTTGTTGCACTCTCTGTCATGTTAATAGACCTAGGTCTAATCATAGTGTCCTACATCAAAATCCTCCAGGCTGTCTTCAGACTCTCCTCCAAGGAAGCCCGATCTAAAGCCCTGGGCACATGTGCTGCCCATGTTTCCACAATTCTGGTCTCCTACATACCTGCTTTGTTTAGCTCTCTAACCCATCGCATTGGTAAGAAAGTGCCCCCATCCATCCACATCATCTTTGCCAGCATCTACCTTCTGGTGCCTCCTACAGTTAACCCCTTAATCTATGGTGTGAAAACAAAACAGATCCGTGATCGAGTGATGCAAATGTTCTTCCCAAACCAGAAGCCTAGCGAACACTAGGTTTCAAAgggaataaataaaagtaaatgttTTACAGATCCCCAAAGGATTAAGAGTTAACTTAATAAATAGTTACATAGGATATACAATATGTAAGGTTTAGTGTGAAGTGGTGGGTATACTCAGTAGTCAAAAATGGATCTGAGATTTCATTCTTTCTTAGCTTTCTCTAGAAATATAAATTGTATCTCATCTCTGTTTGTCCTTTCTCTGTAACTCTTGTACAAGTCCTTCCATAAATCTGCACTTATTTTGCAGAGattcttgctcattttcttttGATATCATAAAGTTATTAGTGCTGTCTTTTAGATGTTCACTGATCATCCATTGTTCATGACATTTAAACAAACTACCTCTTTTTCTATCATCTAATTATTCGGTGGCATCCTATACTGTTGTACTCCTTTAGAGGACTACTTGCTATTCTTCTCAaaagatattccatctcccaaGTCCATGTGTTTTAATAGACTATCTCCAATGCCAAAATTTTCTTAACTCTTTATCTCTGTCCATAcacttccctggcttcctatAAGTTCccattaaaatcctaccttttgcAAAAATaccaaaagcaaacaaacaaaacataaaaattcCTCATCCCACTTAACATCAATGTCTTCCATATATTGATTATCCCCAACTCATCCTGTTTGTACATGGCTgatttcatgttgtcttccctattagatttgtgaactccttgagatcaagaatttttctcaaaaattaattttgttttcttttgctttgtctcttttttgtattcccacaGCTTAATATAGTGCCTCTAACATAGCTCAGTAAATAATTGTTGACTTGAATTGTTTTTGACATATGTATCCCTCTTTTTTGTTACTGCTAATGCTCATGAGCAGAGggtcactcaaaatctatttatGTTATATCTTTCAAGGAATATTGAATGTTTTGATTTATAAATGGCAATGTATTGTAAAATAACTTATAAGGTGATACTCTGTTCTTCAGAATCAAATAAGTTTTTTAAGTAACCACTTAACAATAAGCTTATATTTTCTACATCTTTcagttaattataaaatattaaggaaACATTCCACTACTGAATATTGTAAACAAAAGTCTGCTTGTTTCCTATTAATGTAATCATCAAGTATTCCCTTGTTTTGAGTTTAAGTGATTCATAAAGATTTTGTAGGTTTGGAAGAATCTGAGTTTATAGTTATTGATATTCTCTTAgctttattttagttattaagaATTCCATAATCCCTGGTACCTGGGATATAGTAGTAAATGAGTAATCTAGCAGTAAAGAGATGGTTTCTgatattctctcttttctcagtctttcaAGTATAATAAGCATAAATCAATCAAAATCTGTGATATTCACCACTCCATCTAAAGATAGATTTCTATGCAGGTTACAAAAGGAGATGTAGAGATTTCTGCCAAAACCATAACTTCCTTGATGAAATTACATGAAAAGTTTCTACTTGAGTTAGAAGGGAAAGtagaactttataaaaatatggCACCTGGTTTTTGGTAGTGGCAAACAACTAAAAACTGATTATGTTAAGGACTGGTAGAAAAAATCTTGGTGtgtaaatgtaatagaatacaatTTTACTATTAGAAATGTTGAAAAAgaacactggtataacctattACAGACTACTTACCACcgggggagaggagaaaagagaaaatatgaatcatataatgtcagaaaacaattgccaaaatGGTTTCTACCtgtaattgacaaaataaaataaatgatgaaagaggtaatttcaaatatattattgTAACAGATGTGCAGACAAACAAAATACATTTCAACATTGGTTATATCCAGGTGTTTAAGGTAACAGATGCATTTATGTTAGGCAAATTCCTatatttcaccaaaaaaaaaaaagagacaaagaaacaaaagattcaCTGGAGGccttaaattggggaaaaaaaaatttgttaagtTCTTATGATGTactaggcactgttctaagcactttacaaccattatctcatttgctctttaTCAAATAACTGAGAAATGTGTGCTATTATTAACCACTTttatatagttgaggaaattaaggcaggtgattgttaagtgacttgctcagtgtcacaaaGCGGATAActgtctgagtccatatttgaactcagatcttcctgactatacGTCTAGTACTCTGTCCTCTACATTACCTAGGTACCTCTAATTAATACTCTGAATGCATAGGAGACTCAAATTGCATGgcaagaaatttaaaattaatcctgcattatttttattgatcatAACTACAAGTGATTTATATTGTTCTATAACTTCTTATGTCATGgttctttgtctctgaacttagttcagaatTAAGTTGGTAGGCAGATGGATTTAAAGGTTTGGGCCCAATATTTTTAGCTACCAAGCTATCTTTCAAGTGTCTGGTTTGCTATCCAAAAGTATGGGCTGTTATTTCATACCTAGAACACGACTCTCAGTTCTtacttttaaggaaaagaagaaggattGTTACCATCCTCAATTACCAAACTTGCAACCAAATGTGTTCCCTGCATCTCAGCTCTGTAACCAATCATTTTGTATGATGTCATCTATCTGTTCTTTGTTCTGTACTCCCCAAAATCCTAAAAAAGAGAATTGTCTTTCTGTCCAAGGTCTCTGGCATCAATGGAGGCAAGCCACTGATCTATTAATGGACCGGTAGCATATTCCTGCTAATAAACTTATCTTGCTCAAATAATTGCTTCACTTTATCCTTCTGTTAAAATTCTACTGTAACAAAAGGAACATAGAAACAGATCTCTAAAGTTCAAAATATACTCACAGCACTTCCCTCAGAAGGAAATGAATTCAAGATGACCATTGGAGATGGTGCTTATCAATCATatatcattttttcccctctttatatACTGAGTTATATATCTAGAAATGTCTGTCATTTATATAATGCAAATTATTGACTACACTTTCAAAATATTTGGTACTCCTAATCATTCCCTGTATTTTGACAAAGAATTAGCTCAATACTCtgaatttttccatattacacaaggcattaaaaaaaaaaaaaacaactgcgcACATAAGTAGAGAATCTAACTAGGATTTTTACATAAGTTTCATAGTCAAATTCTCCCTCAAATGGAGAATTCTTTTATAATACTTTTATAACTAAGGgaagaagataaagaataaatttggaaatgttaaaaaatgaaaaataaatgaggtgTACCATAATTCAGGTAGAGGCAAGTAGAATTTAGATTTATgaataagaaagtgatggaatagTCTAGGAATAAATATTGCAAGCTGATCAAGTGATTTACATTTTCCTTCCCAGAccgattttttctttaaaaacaaacatgaaaGGAACGGTAGAAAGGACACTGTATAACTGACATTCTTCACTCCAGCTTTGAGAAAGGACATGTAAAGTCCTAGATTCCCCCTAGAATTGAcatcagggagagagaaaaaaaatttagggtGTTCAGAAGTCATGAGGAAGAAAATCATATTCTGAACGTAACCTAACATTTAATTTGTCTCCCTAAAGACTTCAAGGAATTTTCCCTTGGGTGATGGTATTTGAAACTTTCCCTTGTGTGAGCTAAGAGATTTCTTTTCTAGTGTTCATTCTATGAAACACATTCTGCCATGTACTAATTTATAAAAATTCCCTATATTTTGTTAGCTATTTATTTGGCTAActgggtttattttataattcgtgactatcttttgtctaactAGAATTTGGTGGAAAAGATTAAAACCTTCATGTATAAACTTgaaattccctccttcccttttaaaGGATAGTGGGTagaaaatttgaacctaagaaataaaaatcatgtgcCTAGATTTGCAATATTTAGAGACGCAGATAAGATATAATTCTAGCATTGTACTTACTTTCAGAAGAGAACAGAGCAGCCACCCTCGGATCCCATTCTCCCATTCCTCTCTAGGAAGGAATCAAAACTTCTTTTTGAGAGTAAGAGTCCAAAGAAAGCTCTCAATGCCTCCCTCACATTTAAACCTTTATTGAGGATATGTAAAAACTACATGGGCAACACacatcctctgtgtgtgtgtgtgtgtgtatgtgtgtgtgttgaaggCTGACCAAGGAAATAGTTCTTCCTTGAAGAAGACTTGGGTCAATCCCAACGCTGATCCTTACTATATGTGGGACCTTGAGCAAATGACAACCTCTCtaggcttcaatttccttttctgttaaaagAGGGTGACCTCTGGGAACCCTTCAAGCTCTGTACCTATGATAATGAGATTAAAGTCTATACCGAAAGGATCTGAAATTCATTAAAATCACTAATTAGGAAAAGTTTGGGGCCATATTTGGGAAGCATAATTCTGGGAAATTTAGGAAGATGCCtatattcctccatttctttagtCTGGAAATGGAGTCCTATACCCCACATGATGAGAAACCTTACAGAtttgtgtcttctttcttcttcttcatgtgGATGTTTTACAAGCAATCATATACTGATAACACATATATTTCTGCCAGTTCTTCTTGGGCTATGACCAAGCTTCCTCAAACTAGACAGAGGGAGAATAAATTATTAATTCTCTGTGTGAGCACCTGAAAATCAAAAAGACTACAAATCAAAGCATGGTTCGTTACTTTATTGACTGTGGAGACTAAAGATGGGGATGAAAAAagttaataatgcatattaaatttaaaagtacgTTGTAGCTTTAGcaaaaattgttaaatatttatgtgGAAGTCCTTTAATCTAGCCCTCAATATGGAATGGGTCCATTTCCTCTAGGAATAGCAATTTAGAAATCTCTATGTATCATTCTCTTGCTATTGCTCTATTCATAGATATTCTCTTTTGTTTATAAAgttcaaaaaagaacaaaaatttatCATTTCACCTCCCAAAAGAAAACATcacttttaagaaaaaataaaaataaagaatgagaaaggTGAAAAAACATCTCATCTAAACCAACAAAAAGATCAACCAAATATGTTAGTGTATACAATGAGTATTCTAAACTCATTGTTCCCCTGCAATCAGACTACCTCTAACTTCTCCATAGAAAGAAAGGGGTgcaatattttctcatattttgtttAGGTAAAAGTTTGGCTAGAATAATTAAACAGCagtaaattttactttttttatgttttagctGCTTCCCACCACTCTCATTTATAATATTGCATTCATTctgtatattgtttatttttttctggatctgCTTACTTCTTTGGCAAGAGTTTGTAGATATCTTCCCATTCCTTTCTGAATTCTCaaaattaataattgtttattgtgCAATGTTAcatcacataccataatttaGT from Monodelphis domestica isolate mMonDom1 chromosome 4, mMonDom1.pri, whole genome shotgun sequence includes these protein-coding regions:
- the LOC100021720 gene encoding olfactory receptor 52P1-like, whose translation is MVKNSTEHSFSAFFLVGIPGLEAFHCWFSIPIFLFYILTLLGNTLIILTIKWEPSLHQPMFYFLCMLGLNDMAVASSTAPRMLSIFWLDAHLIEFDACLAQMYFIHTFSIIESALLVSMAFDRYVAICHPLHYGTILTTSLVIRMGVVGAARAIIMVLPCPLLILRLPYCTKYIIKHVYCEHMAIVKLACANTLINRAYGIFVALSVMLIDLGLIIVSYIKILQAVFRLSSKEARSKALGTCAAHVSTILVSYIPALFSSLTHRIGKKVPPSIHIIFASIYLLVPPTVNPLIYGVKTKQIRDRVMQMFFPNQKPSEH